A portion of the Flavobacterium limnophilum genome contains these proteins:
- a CDS encoding OmpA family protein, protein MKHLYKFLFAATLLMTISSQAQDSNNPWALSFGVNAVDTRASAGGGKSWLDAHFSQPFNVSENWNILPSVSYISLARSIGNNFSVGLQGSINKIDKFVVFDPTAPGHNSCGYVVTNPGDLMYYGVDANVKYSFKSLIKSKVIDPSLRVGGGYTFLGDNSYGTVNPGAGLTFWFTEKVGLALETTYKKSFGDRTTGDIYTPQAPSHFQHSVGITFQFGGKDTDGDGIYDKEDACPEVAGLKQFKGCPDTDGDGIIDGSDACPDVFGLAALNGCPDTDGDGIADKDDACPEVAGLAAFKGCPDTDGDGLADKDDKCPTVAGPKDNGGCPVLDADKDGVADKDDDCPTVAGPASNRGCPEVTTEALDNLKVEARSVYFESGKSTLKTDGTPARLDAIKEILKNYPNAKFSVEGHTDSDGSDAYNQKLSEDRANAVKNALVTRGINADNLTTVGFSESKPIATNKTKAGKAKNRRTEVRHVGSKYEGKL, encoded by the coding sequence ATGAAACATCTTTACAAATTTTTATTTGCTGCAACGTTGCTGATGACCATAAGTTCTCAGGCACAAGACAGTAACAATCCATGGGCATTGTCTTTTGGAGTTAATGCGGTTGACACACGAGCAAGTGCTGGTGGAGGGAAAAGTTGGCTAGACGCACATTTTTCCCAACCATTCAACGTAAGTGAAAACTGGAATATTCTTCCTTCTGTATCTTATATTAGCCTTGCAAGATCAATTGGGAATAATTTTTCTGTTGGACTTCAAGGATCTATAAATAAAATAGACAAATTTGTTGTTTTTGATCCTACTGCACCAGGTCATAATTCTTGTGGTTATGTAGTAACTAATCCTGGAGACTTAATGTATTATGGTGTTGATGCAAACGTTAAATACAGTTTCAAGAGTTTAATAAAATCTAAAGTAATCGATCCTTCCTTGAGAGTTGGTGGAGGTTATACTTTCTTGGGCGATAACAGTTACGGAACTGTTAATCCAGGAGCCGGTTTGACTTTTTGGTTCACTGAAAAAGTAGGTTTGGCTTTAGAAACAACTTACAAAAAATCATTTGGAGATAGAACTACTGGAGATATTTATACTCCTCAAGCTCCTTCACATTTCCAACACAGTGTAGGTATTACTTTCCAGTTTGGAGGTAAAGATACTGACGGTGACGGAATTTATGACAAAGAAGATGCTTGTCCCGAAGTTGCTGGTTTGAAACAATTCAAAGGTTGTCCTGATACTGATGGTGATGGAATTATCGATGGAAGTGATGCTTGTCCAGATGTATTTGGTTTAGCTGCTTTAAATGGTTGTCCTGATACAGACGGAGATGGCATTGCTGACAAAGATGACGCTTGCCCAGAAGTTGCTGGTTTGGCTGCTTTCAAAGGTTGTCCTGATACAGATGGAGATGGTCTTGCCGATAAAGATGATAAATGTCCTACTGTAGCTGGTCCTAAAGATAATGGTGGATGTCCGGTATTGGATGCCGACAAAGATGGTGTAGCCGACAAAGACGATGATTGTCCTACTGTAGCTGGTCCTGCCAGCAATAGAGGATGTCCTGAAGTAACAACTGAAGCTCTAGACAACCTTAAAGTTGAGGCTAGATCAGTTTATTTTGAATCAGGAAAATCTACGTTAAAAACAGATGGAACTCCAGCTCGTTTAGATGCCATTAAAGAGATTCTTAAAAACTATCCTAATGCTAAATTTAGTGTAGAAGGACACACAGACAGCGATGGTTCTGATGCTTACAATCAAAAACTTTCTGAAGACAGGGCTAATGCTGTTAAAAACGCATTGGTTACTAGAGGTATCAATGCTGATAACTTGACTACTGTAGGTTTTAGTGAATCTAAACCAATTGCTACCAACAAAACTAAAGCTGGTAAAGCTAAAAACAGAAGAACTGAAGTTAGACACGTAGGTTCTAAATATGAAGGTAAATTGTAG
- a CDS encoding PD-(D/E)XK nuclease family protein has translation MTNTSFLDKIAQVLIDNYSGKLSNTIVVLPNKRAKIFLVEALKRQVETNILSPEIISIEEFIQDIASIRNIDPIELLFEFYEVYLSVTEKPNQQSFELFANWAKTLLQDFNEIDRYLLDPSHVLSYLKDIEDIKKWGIEVENKTQLLEKYIDFWKLLPNYYQSLYNHLLNKGIGYQGLIYREAVNNLNHFSDSIKEKQFVFAGFNALNAAEERIIQHLMASDQAAIYWDVDQTFLNDPYHDAGLFVRRFKSSWKHYKSNPFEWIVDDFSQSKNIQVIGTPKTIGQAKIAGSIIENIINDNPNTTLDKVAVVLGEENLLVPLLYSLPSTVGALNITMGYSSKNNPAQILIAKLFKMHTNALSRNAKSYVLYYKDVLDILTHPLVEPYAKTNALVGVINQNNYTFITNHKLMELNPNPSDLFLLLFQKWENGSMAVLETISNLLQTIKTNLSNDNEEEKITKAFVYAIFKTINKLINYYSQHSHIDKIETLHAIYKQVIDLAEVSFEGEPLNGLQIMGVLESRVLDFETVIVTSMNEGKFPAGKSMNSFIPYDVKRELGLPTFKEKDAIYTYHFYHLLQRAKNIYLIYNTESEGLDAGEKSRFITQLEVEKQAKHTLTHEIYNAVLPETAYQPIVVSKSESVMVRLKEIAEKGFSPSALTSYIRNPIDFYFQKILRISEVEEVEENIALNTLGTIIHETLEVLYTPFIGKFLSETDILGCFKLLDAEVLKQFKLVYKEGEIKKGRNLLAFEVAKRNVSNFLKVELESIKNGEAIKILHLEKACERILEHPSLPFPIKIAGKVDRIEERNGVIRIIDYKTGKVDKPNVTLKSWKGLTDEIKNDKIIQILAYAFMYENEANGKPIEAGIISFKNLKSGFLPFSFKDGKEEKTTIDTDILNDYLEQMVLLLNEILDETKPFEEKI, from the coding sequence ATGACAAACACTTCTTTTTTAGATAAAATTGCACAGGTTTTAATTGATAATTATTCAGGAAAACTCTCCAATACCATTGTGGTCTTGCCCAACAAGCGAGCAAAAATATTTTTGGTAGAAGCGTTGAAACGACAAGTTGAAACTAATATTCTGTCTCCAGAGATTATCAGCATTGAGGAATTTATTCAAGATATAGCCAGCATTCGCAATATTGATCCAATAGAATTATTGTTCGAATTTTATGAAGTCTATTTATCGGTTACCGAAAAACCAAATCAACAATCCTTTGAGCTTTTTGCCAATTGGGCCAAAACATTGTTGCAGGATTTCAACGAGATTGATCGCTACTTATTAGATCCCTCCCACGTCCTTTCTTATCTAAAGGACATTGAAGACATCAAAAAATGGGGAATTGAAGTCGAAAATAAAACCCAATTACTAGAAAAATATATCGATTTTTGGAAATTACTGCCCAATTACTACCAATCACTTTACAATCATTTGCTGAATAAAGGAATTGGTTACCAAGGCTTGATTTATCGTGAAGCAGTAAACAATCTCAATCATTTTTCGGATTCCATAAAAGAAAAGCAATTTGTCTTTGCGGGTTTCAATGCCTTGAATGCCGCCGAAGAAAGAATCATTCAACATTTAATGGCTTCTGATCAAGCTGCGATATATTGGGATGTTGACCAAACTTTTCTAAATGACCCCTATCACGATGCAGGATTGTTTGTGCGTCGTTTCAAGTCGAGTTGGAAACACTACAAATCCAATCCTTTCGAATGGATTGTGGATGATTTTTCACAGTCAAAAAACATTCAGGTTATTGGTACGCCAAAAACCATTGGTCAAGCCAAAATCGCCGGAAGTATCATAGAAAATATTATCAATGATAATCCAAATACAACATTGGACAAAGTTGCCGTTGTTTTGGGTGAGGAAAACTTGTTGGTGCCACTTTTATATTCGCTGCCATCAACTGTTGGCGCCTTGAATATCACGATGGGTTATTCCAGCAAGAACAATCCAGCGCAGATTTTGATTGCCAAATTGTTCAAGATGCACACGAATGCCTTGTCTCGAAATGCGAAAAGTTATGTCTTGTATTACAAAGACGTTTTGGATATTTTGACGCATCCTTTGGTGGAACCTTATGCGAAAACCAATGCCTTGGTTGGTGTCATTAATCAAAACAACTATACTTTTATCACTAATCATAAGTTGATGGAATTGAATCCAAATCCGAGTGATTTGTTTCTGTTGTTGTTCCAAAAATGGGAAAATGGTTCGATGGCGGTTTTGGAAACGATTTCCAATTTGCTGCAAACCATCAAAACGAATTTAAGCAACGACAATGAAGAGGAGAAAATCACGAAAGCTTTTGTTTATGCGATTTTTAAAACCATCAACAAACTGATTAATTACTATTCGCAACATTCCCATATCGATAAAATCGAAACGCTACACGCCATTTACAAACAAGTAATTGATTTGGCTGAAGTTTCTTTCGAGGGCGAACCTTTGAATGGTTTGCAAATTATGGGAGTCTTGGAAAGTCGTGTTTTGGATTTCGAAACCGTGATTGTCACTTCAATGAATGAAGGCAAATTTCCGGCGGGAAAATCGATGAATTCTTTTATTCCGTATGATGTGAAACGGGAATTGGGTTTGCCGACTTTCAAGGAAAAAGATGCGATTTATACCTATCACTTCTACCATTTGTTGCAACGAGCCAAGAATATTTATTTGATTTACAACACCGAAAGTGAAGGTTTGGATGCAGGTGAAAAAAGCCGTTTCATCACCCAATTGGAAGTCGAAAAACAAGCAAAACATACATTAACCCACGAAATTTACAATGCGGTTTTACCCGAAACGGCTTATCAACCTATTGTGGTTTCAAAGTCGGAATCGGTGATGGTGCGGTTGAAGGAAATTGCAGAAAAAGGATTTTCTCCATCAGCCTTGACGAGTTATATCCGAAATCCAATTGATTTTTATTTCCAAAAGATTTTACGCATTAGCGAAGTCGAAGAAGTCGAGGAAAACATCGCCTTGAATACTTTGGGAACCATTATTCACGAAACCTTGGAAGTCTTATACACACCATTTATCGGGAAGTTTTTGTCTGAAACAGATATTTTAGGTTGCTTCAAATTGTTGGATGCCGAAGTGTTGAAACAATTCAAATTGGTTTATAAAGAAGGTGAAATCAAAAAAGGTAGAAATCTGTTGGCTTTTGAAGTAGCCAAACGCAATGTTTCTAATTTTTTGAAAGTCGAATTGGAAAGCATTAAAAATGGTGAAGCCATAAAAATACTTCATTTGGAAAAAGCTTGCGAAAGAATTTTGGAACATCCGAGTTTGCCGTTTCCGATAAAAATTGCTGGAAAAGTCGATAGAATAGAAGAACGCAACGGAGTAATACGAATTATCGATTACAAAACCGGAAAAGTGGATAAGCCAAACGTTACCTTGAAATCGTGGAAAGGATTGACGGACGAAATCAAAAACGACAAGATAATCCAGATTCTGGCGTATGCTTTTATGTATGAAAACGAAGCCAATGGCAAACCAATCGAAGCCGGAATCATTTCGTTCAAGAACTTGAAATCGGGATTTTTGCCTTTCAGTTTTAAAGATGGGAAAGAAGAAAAAACGACAATTGACACTGATATTTTAAATGATTATCTGGAACAAATGGTTTTGTTGTTGAATGAAATTCTGGATGAGACAAAACCTTTTGAAGAAAAGATTTAA
- a CDS encoding alpha/beta fold hydrolase, with protein sequence MNQILYKNTKISYSDTGKGNAVVLLHGFLENKTMWQDLVPELSKKNRIITIDLLGHGETECLGYIHSMEDNAEIVQAVLSKLRIRKAVFVGHSMGGYVALAFAELYPEKVRALVLLNSTSKADSEERKTNRDRAIKAVKKDYTTFIRLSIGNLFSPDNRERLIDEIEKVKNEALKTPLQGVVASLEGMKIRKDREVLLHLTPYPKMLILGKKDPVLIYEIALEQIEDTAVKLITLPDGHMSHIENRDELKNVLLEFFKGV encoded by the coding sequence ATGAATCAAATCCTCTACAAAAACACGAAAATCTCCTATTCCGATACCGGAAAAGGCAATGCCGTTGTGTTGCTTCACGGTTTTTTGGAAAATAAAACGATGTGGCAAGATTTGGTTCCGGAATTGAGCAAAAAAAACCGAATCATAACAATCGATTTGTTAGGTCACGGTGAAACGGAATGTTTGGGCTACATCCATTCTATGGAAGACAACGCCGAAATAGTTCAGGCTGTTTTGTCCAAATTGCGAATCCGAAAAGCGGTTTTTGTCGGGCATTCTATGGGCGGTTATGTGGCTTTGGCTTTCGCCGAATTGTATCCTGAAAAAGTGAGAGCTTTGGTTTTATTAAATTCAACTTCAAAAGCCGACAGCGAGGAACGAAAAACCAATCGAGATCGCGCCATAAAAGCCGTGAAGAAAGACTATACTACATTTATTAGACTTTCTATTGGCAATCTTTTTAGTCCCGACAATCGCGAACGATTAATTGACGAAATCGAAAAGGTAAAAAACGAAGCTTTGAAAACTCCCTTGCAAGGCGTCGTAGCTTCACTCGAAGGAATGAAAATTCGCAAAGACCGAGAAGTTTTATTACACCTCACACCTTATCCAAAAATGCTGATTCTTGGCAAAAAAGATCCTGTATTAATATACGAAATCGCATTAGAACAAATAGAAGACACCGCTGTCAAACTAATCACTTTGCCCGACGGACATATGAGTCATATCGAAAATCGAGACGAATTGAAAAATGTTTTATTGGAGTTTTTTAAAGGAGTTTAA
- a CDS encoding AbiH family protein, producing the protein MSKILITGNGFDLFHHLPTKYNHFISIMTMIEDVEYSTDVSFEKLFGRVFKIRYLDEYESIIKNYNTNNIEFDLDKINRIKQLLQTNLWYKHFKNVCEIDTWIDFEMEIENVLNQLTFFERFKNKWEIRKNVFGDQLVEFTDFELFNLIKVVNIGGGFKLNEKYINQRKSSIDVKKMLEDLAQSFEEFIVVFNRYLVDIVSVFYDQIKQKSEFPFHLMNEIYTFNYTPTLEKIYNVDKSKVVYLHGEINEDCHKQNIVLGISEMPKHINDSKMFDFTKFYQKVRKKTNYKFIKIPDEKKNQLNETIFYIIGHSLDESDKEYITDLFKFLDFDLKRRAKICVFYYNLSDMENKLKNLFNIIDKEVVVNMNKENRLYFVELNEQNIKMEFEKQTYRHQPIQIR; encoded by the coding sequence ATGAGTAAAATTTTAATTACAGGAAACGGATTTGATTTATTTCATCATTTGCCAACAAAATATAATCATTTTATTTCAATAATGACAATGATTGAAGATGTTGAATATAGTACCGATGTGTCTTTTGAAAAATTATTTGGACGTGTATTTAAAATAAGATATCTGGATGAATATGAATCAATAATTAAAAATTACAACACAAATAATATTGAATTTGATCTTGATAAAATAAATAGAATAAAACAACTTTTACAAACCAATCTTTGGTACAAACATTTCAAAAATGTCTGTGAAATTGATACTTGGATTGATTTTGAAATGGAAATTGAAAATGTTTTGAATCAATTAACTTTTTTTGAAAGGTTTAAAAATAAATGGGAAATTAGAAAAAATGTTTTTGGTGATCAACTTGTGGAATTCACTGACTTTGAATTGTTTAATTTGATTAAAGTAGTTAATATTGGAGGAGGTTTTAAATTAAATGAAAAATATATTAACCAAAGGAAGAGTTCTATTGATGTGAAAAAAATGCTAGAAGATTTAGCACAATCATTTGAAGAATTTATTGTAGTTTTTAATCGTTATTTAGTTGATATAGTGAGCGTTTTTTATGACCAGATAAAACAAAAATCAGAATTTCCTTTTCATTTAATGAATGAAATTTACACATTTAATTACACTCCAACTTTAGAAAAGATTTATAATGTTGATAAATCGAAAGTGGTTTATTTACACGGAGAAATAAATGAAGATTGTCATAAACAAAATATAGTTCTTGGAATTAGTGAAATGCCAAAACATATTAATGACAGTAAAATGTTTGATTTTACTAAATTTTATCAAAAAGTTCGTAAAAAAACAAACTATAAATTTATTAAAATACCAGATGAGAAAAAAAACCAACTTAATGAAACAATTTTTTATATAATTGGTCATTCTTTAGATGAATCGGATAAAGAATATATTACTGATTTATTTAAATTTTTAGATTTTGATTTAAAGAGGAGGGCTAAAATTTGTGTGTTTTACTATAATTTAAGTGATATGGAAAATAAATTAAAAAACTTGTTTAATATAATAGATAAAGAAGTTGTTGTAAATATGAATAAAGAGAATAGGCTTTATTTTGTTGAATTAAACGAGCAAAATATAAAAATGGAATTTGAAAAACAGACATATAGACATCAGCCTATACAAATAAGATAA
- a CDS encoding TIGR00266 family protein, translating to MKAHEIDFQIFGEEMQYVEIELDPQEIVIAEAGSFMMMDNNIQMQTIFGDGSQQQTGIFDKLLSAGKRVLTGESLFMTAFINQNNYKSKVSFASPYPGKILPIDLTQFQGKFICQKSSFLCAAKGVSVGIEFSKKLGRGFFGGEGFIMQKIEGDGLAFVHSGGTLAKKELREGEILKVDTGCLVGFTQNVDYDIEFIGGIKNSIFGGEGLFYATLRGPGTVYIQSLPFSRLADRIIASAPRAGGNSREEGSLLGGLGNLLDGDNRF from the coding sequence ATGAAAGCACACGAAATAGATTTCCAAATTTTCGGAGAAGAAATGCAATATGTTGAAATCGAATTAGACCCACAAGAAATTGTCATTGCCGAGGCAGGAAGCTTTATGATGATGGACAACAATATCCAAATGCAAACCATTTTTGGCGACGGCTCCCAACAACAAACCGGGATTTTCGACAAACTCCTCAGCGCAGGAAAACGCGTCCTCACTGGCGAAAGCTTGTTTATGACCGCATTTATCAATCAAAATAATTACAAAAGCAAGGTTTCGTTTGCTTCGCCTTATCCCGGAAAAATCCTTCCTATTGATTTGACACAATTTCAAGGGAAATTCATCTGTCAAAAAAGTTCCTTTCTATGTGCAGCCAAAGGCGTATCAGTTGGGATCGAATTTTCTAAAAAATTAGGTCGCGGTTTCTTTGGCGGAGAAGGTTTCATTATGCAAAAAATTGAGGGCGACGGTCTGGCATTTGTACATTCAGGAGGAACTTTGGCAAAAAAAGAACTTAGAGAGGGCGAAATTCTAAAAGTAGATACAGGTTGCCTTGTAGGATTTACTCAGAATGTAGACTATGATATTGAATTTATTGGCGGAATCAAAAATTCCATTTTTGGAGGTGAAGGTTTATTCTATGCGACACTTCGCGGGCCAGGAACTGTCTATATACAATCCTTGCCTTTCAGTCGTCTTGCCGATCGAATTATTGCTTCAGCACCAAGAGCAGGAGGAAATAGTCGTGAGGAAGGCAGTTTACTTGGTGGATTAGGCAATTTATTGGATGGGGATAATCGATTTTAA
- a CDS encoding aminopeptidase P family protein — translation MKYHQIDRQLFIKNRAKFKAQMKPNSVAIFNSNDIYPVSADSTLPFAQHRDIFYLSGVDQEESILLLFPDAPYENQKEMLFLKETSEHIAIWEGEKLTKERAFEVSGIKTVYWLQDFEKVLFELMTYSDTIYINTNEHYRATVETETREARFVKWWKEKYPAHAVAKSNPILQRLRSVKETEELDLIQNACDITEKGFRRLLPFVKPNVMEYEIEAELIHEFIRNRSKGFAYTPIIASGNNANVLHYIENNQQCKAGDLILLDVAAEYANYSSDLTRTIPVSGRYNERQKAVYNAVLRVKNEATKMLTPGTLWKQYHLEVGKIMTSELLGLGLLDKADVQNENPDWPAYKKYFMHGTSHHMGLDTHDYGKLTEPMQANMVFTVEPGIYIPAEGFGIRLEDNVVVQETGEPFNLMRNIPIEIEEIETLMNS, via the coding sequence ATGAAATACCATCAAATCGACCGTCAACTTTTTATAAAAAACCGCGCCAAATTCAAGGCTCAAATGAAGCCAAACAGCGTGGCGATTTTCAACTCCAACGACATTTATCCCGTTTCTGCCGACAGCACTTTGCCGTTTGCTCAACACAGAGATATTTTCTATTTGTCTGGAGTTGACCAAGAAGAAAGCATCTTGTTGCTCTTTCCAGATGCTCCTTATGAAAACCAAAAAGAAATGCTGTTCCTCAAAGAAACCAGTGAACACATTGCCATCTGGGAAGGCGAAAAACTGACCAAAGAGCGAGCTTTTGAAGTTTCGGGAATTAAAACCGTGTATTGGCTGCAAGATTTCGAGAAAGTTTTGTTCGAATTAATGACCTATTCCGACACGATTTACATCAACACCAACGAACATTATCGCGCCACCGTGGAAACCGAAACCCGCGAAGCCCGCTTTGTAAAATGGTGGAAAGAGAAATATCCCGCACACGCTGTAGCCAAAAGCAATCCGATTTTGCAACGTTTGCGTTCCGTAAAAGAAACCGAAGAATTGGATTTAATCCAAAATGCTTGCGATATTACCGAAAAAGGTTTCAGAAGGTTGCTTCCTTTTGTAAAACCAAATGTAATGGAATACGAAATCGAGGCCGAATTGATCCACGAATTCATCCGCAATCGTTCCAAAGGTTTTGCCTATACTCCAATTATTGCCTCAGGAAATAATGCCAATGTGTTGCATTACATCGAAAACAACCAACAATGCAAAGCCGGCGATTTAATTTTATTGGACGTTGCCGCCGAATACGCCAATTATTCTAGCGATTTAACTCGAACTATTCCAGTTTCTGGTCGTTATAACGAAAGACAAAAAGCAGTTTACAATGCGGTTTTAAGAGTAAAAAATGAAGCAACCAAAATGCTGACTCCAGGAACACTTTGGAAACAATACCACCTTGAAGTGGGTAAAATAATGACTTCGGAATTGCTTGGTTTGGGACTTTTGGACAAAGCCGATGTGCAAAACGAAAACCCGGATTGGCCAGCCTACAAAAAATATTTTATGCACGGCACTTCCCACCATATGGGATTGGACACCCACGATTACGGAAAACTTACCGAACCAATGCAAGCCAATATGGTTTTCACCGTAGAACCCGGAATCTACATTCCCGCCGAAGGTTTCGGAATCCGACTGGAAGACAATGTGGTTGTTCAGGAAACTGGCGAACCGTTCAATTTAATGCGAAACATCCCGATTGAAATTGAGGAGATTGAAACGCTTATGAATTCTTGA
- a CDS encoding succinate dehydrogenase cytochrome b subunit, with translation MAKSTLLKSSIAKKVAMALSGIFLISFLALHFFINLVSVFSADAFNEMSHFMGYNPLIQFVMQPVLVAGVVFHFIMGFVLELKNKSARPVAYVKFDGAANSTWASRNMIVSGLVVLAFLGLHMYDFWCQEMIYKYVEGNPIDETRYFHELVAKFESPVRTGLYSVAFVLLSVHLWHGFTSSLQSIGFDNKIGKSLHKICYAFAIIVPFGFIFIALFHHFINN, from the coding sequence ATGGCAAAATCTACGTTGTTGAAGTCGTCAATAGCTAAAAAAGTGGCTATGGCGCTTTCTGGAATTTTCTTGATTTCGTTTCTGGCATTGCACTTTTTCATTAATTTGGTTTCCGTGTTTAGTGCAGATGCTTTCAATGAAATGTCTCACTTTATGGGTTACAATCCTTTAATCCAATTTGTTATGCAGCCAGTATTGGTTGCTGGAGTTGTTTTTCATTTCATTATGGGATTCGTATTGGAGTTAAAAAACAAAAGCGCAAGACCTGTCGCTTATGTGAAATTTGATGGTGCTGCAAACTCAACTTGGGCATCAAGAAACATGATTGTTTCTGGTTTGGTGGTGTTGGCATTCTTGGGATTGCACATGTATGATTTTTGGTGTCAAGAAATGATCTACAAGTATGTTGAAGGAAATCCAATCGATGAAACAAGATATTTTCACGAATTGGTGGCTAAATTTGAAAGCCCGGTTCGTACAGGATTGTACAGCGTTGCTTTCGTGTTGTTGTCAGTTCACCTTTGGCACGGTTTCACTTCTTCTTTGCAATCAATTGGATTCGACAACAAAATCGGGAAGTCATTGCATAAAATATGTTATGCTTTTGCAATCATAGTTCCTTTTGGATTTATTTTCATTGCATTATTTCATCATTTTATTAATAATTAA